One stretch of Sander lucioperca isolate FBNREF2018 chromosome 13, SLUC_FBN_1.2, whole genome shotgun sequence DNA includes these proteins:
- the phldb1a gene encoding pleckstrin homology-like domain family B member 1 isoform X9, with translation MLCFGQSVFFRFNHPEEALRMKSMLPGGSQGLSTTITHPTDSHSVLNGNHQSFSSNGDSKINNIAKNFQDSLVLKAGSGKQHIHQTSPPNMLNGRNTSMTEDSIYENSSSFLGQNLGSKTPPVPARSTHTEHSPVPHPRTSVSVASSGTTGGQRAQESPKRRRNVRAEATSGQGPENSNLSHKPCPVKFSPTAPSSPRVRGSSLQKRSPSPMRDQHLSHVEAPQRLRTPEPIGATSLREHPPLSPYMSRRGTPGSQGSASSLASQGFPIKPSPEGPQSQLKLTTTSKAEAIRAMYAQGPSPLSGLEKEPGGRQLRAGPGSGIMSGLGSRSSSSPLTSPHRTRKTSCMTMAGSSSKEQSLIKPYTRERKNSISEINDNEDELLEYHRWQREERLREQEMEKLERQRLETILNLCADYNHEDSAAELAEVVRSGLLGGARGTCSDTAGGMSLQGVDRPQRVRENDEETQREESSSTESTHQECKELLAGQEQVYLEEERSRILARVDDLKYRVSELELQLQETKQEVEMEQALLQAERQAEQEQVEAENEILSQLQLKLSQLDKATQKKKDKGRANVSAERKALEKQRNEYNELKRQFDKCPLSLREQLQEQLSRKAEALESGTKQFEELEFCQLEEESSLEEKKETQSSQLLQERAEYHCSVAKRKEKMATMEAQVKQLGLQAAQDCERMAKDRTVTLQLLHKEQDRLCALEKKYHTLTGGRNFPKPNSSMKEDFLHISEPDLVYVDGPPHSPCPSSTSFSSSHIPSPELYPVRLQEEYLRLSDVYKMYGNAAMQPHSSSPAALHCLSLAVAPALPCEEYITVSQLSQIFGMQRVDPSSSSSIPSFQLASSQSTFSCHSTARGPSSLLSAQSQPELSRNAMPPINLERWYQDIMAAGEPQSCPPPLPAKSFSTRRHSQLLKSKSDGEVGQAASCTLPHSSGAAHEKNSTKGLQLMLREMSNPLDMDPRRQLALQSKDLSPTVHHSILHHQPPPSGNQAYDTLSLESSDSMETSVSTGNSACTPESACGLEAQRIEEMEKMLREAQQEKARLMENREREVQARRQMLEEERRRREEAERRLQDETAHRLRLVEEEVKMREKHFSQARPMTRYLPNRKEEFDLRAHVESSGHSIDTCPFVILTEKMCKGHLVKMGGKIKSWKKRWFVFDRIKRNFCYYVDKHETKLKGLIYFQAIEEVYYDHLRSATKSPNPSLTFCVKTHDRLYYMVAPSPEAMRIWMDVIVTGAEGYTQFMS, from the exons ATGCTGTGTTTTGGTCAGTCTGTCTTTTTCCGCTTCAACCATCCAGAGGAGGCCCTGCGGATGAAGAGCATGCTACCTGGAGGGAGCCAAGGACTTAGTACCACAATAACTCATCCTACAG ACTCTCACAGTGTCCTGAACGGGAACCATCAGTCTTTTTCGAGCAACGGCGACTCCAAAATCAACAACATAGCAAAGAACTTCCAGGACTCTTTGGTGTTGAAGGCTGGATCTGGTAAACAGCATATTCATCAGACCTCTCCTCCAAACATGCTCAATGGGAGAAACACCTCCATGACAGAGGACTCCATTtatgaaaacagcagcagctttctgGGTCAGAACCTCGGCAGCAAAACCCCTCCAGTACCTGCGCGGTCTACTCATACCGAACACTCTCCTGTCCCCCATCCACGGACCTCAGTCTCTGTGGCCTCAAGCGGTACTACTGGTGGTCAAAGGGCCCAGGAGAGCCCAAAGCGTCGTAGGAACGTAAGAGCAGAGGCCACGTCAGGACAGGGCCCAGAAAACTCTAACCTTAGTCACAAACCATGTCCTGTCAAATTTTCCCCAACAGCTCCATCCAGCCCTCGAGTAAGAGGTTCTTCCCTACAGAAGAGATCCCCTAGTCCTATGCGAGATCAGCACCTCTCTCACGTAGAAGCCCCTCAAAGGCTCAGGACTCCAGAGCCGATTGGGGCCACCAGCCTGAGAGAACATCCTCCTCTCAGCCCTTACATGTCCCGCAGAGGGACTCCAGGATCGCAGGGCTCGGCttcctcccttgcctcacagggCTTCCCCATCAAACCCAGCCCAGAGGGGCCCCAGAGCCAACTCAAACTCACAACTACTTCAAAAGCAGAAGCCATAAGGGCAATGTATGCCCAGGGTCCATCACCACTCTCTGGGCTGGAGAAGGAGCCTGGAGGCAGGCAGTTGAGGGCCGGCCCGGGAAGTGGCATAATGTCTGGCCTGGGTTCTCGGTCTAGTTCATCTCCTCTTACTAGCCCTCATAGGACAAGAAAGACCTCCTGCATGACCATGGCAGGATCCTCCAGCAAGGAGCAGAGTCTTATAAAACCATATACCCGAGAACGCAAAAACAGCATCTCTGAGATCAATGACAATGAGGACGAGTTGCTGGAATACCACCGctggcagagagaggagaggctgCGTGAGCAGGAAATGGAGAAACTG GAGCGACAGAGGCTGGAGACCATCCTCAATCTGTGTGCAGACTATAATCACGAGGACAGTGCTGCGGAGCTGGCTGAGGTGGTGAGGAGTGGGCTGCTGGGGGGCGCTAGAGGAACCTGCTCCGACACAGCAGGAGGGATGTCCCTTCAGGGAGTAGACAGACCccagagggtgagagagaacGATGAGGAGACCCAGAGAGAGGAGTCTAGCAGCACAGAGAGCACACATCAAGAG TGTAAGGAGCTGTTAGCCGGTCAGGAGCAGGTGTacctggaggaggagaggagcaggATCCTGGCCAGGGTTGATGACTTGAAGTATAGAGTCAGTGAACTGGAGCTGCAGCTACAAGAGACCAAACAGGag GTGGAGATGGAGCAAGCCCTGCTGCAGgcagagaggcaggcagagcaGGAGCAGGTGGAGGCTGAAAATGAAATCCTCTCTCAGCTGCAGCTCAAACTCAGCCAGCTGGACAAGGCCACCCAGAAAAAGAAGGACAAG gGGAGGGCTAATGTGTCGGCTGAGCGGAAGGCCCTGGAAAAGCAGAGGAATGAGTACAATGAGCTGAAGAGGCAGTTTGATAAGTGCCCCTTGTCTCTAAGGGAACAGTTACAGGAGCAGCTCAGCAGG AAAGCTGAAGCTCTGGAGTCCGGGACCAAGCAGTTTGAGGAGCTGGAGTTCTgccagctggaggaggagagcagtctggaggagaagaaggagactCAGAGCTCACAGCTTCTCCAAGAGCGAGCCGAGTATCACTGCAGCGTGGCCAAGAGGAAG GAGAAGATGGCCACTATGGAAGCTCAGGTAAAGCAGCTGGGGCTACAGGCGGCTCAAGACTGTGAGAGAATGGCTAAGGACAGGACAGTGACTCTGCAGCTGCTACACAAG GAGCAAGACAGGTTGTGTGCCCTGGAGAAAAAGTACCACACCTTGACAGGAGGGAGAAACTTCCCAAAGCCTAACAGCAGTATGAAAGAG GACTTTCTTCACATCAGCGAACCTGACCTTGTTTATGTGGACGGCCCTCCTCATAGCCCCTGTCCCTCCtctacctccttctcctcctctcacatCCCCTCCCCTGAACTCTATCCTGTTAGGCTGCAGGAG GAGTACCTCAGGCTCTCTGATGTCTATAAAATGTATGGAAATGCTGCTATGCAACCTCACTCTTCTTCCCCTGCTGCTCTCCACTGCCTCTCCCTCGCTGTAGCTCCAGCTCTGCCATGTGAG GAGTACATCACAGTCAGTCAGTTAAGCCAGATCTTTGGGATGCAGAGAGTTGatccctcctcttcttcctctattCCATCATTCCAACTTGCCTCCTCTCAGTCCACCTTCTCATGCCACTCAACTGCACGTGGTCCTTCCTCTTTACTCTCTGCACAG AGCCAGCCTGAGCTGAGCAGGAATGCAATGCCTCCTATTAACCTGGAGCGCTGGTACCAGGACATCATGGCTGCTGGAGAGCCTCAGTCATGTCCTCCACCACTGCCCGCAAAGTCTTTTTccacacgcagacacagtcag TTATTGAAGTCCAAGTCAGATGGTGAGGTTGGGCAGGCGGCATCATGCACACTGCCACACTCCAGTGGTGCTGCTCATGAGAAAAATTCCACAAAG GGGTTACAGTTAATGCTGAGAGAGATGTCAAACCCGTTAGACATGGACCCCAGGAGGCAGCTCGCTCTGCAGAGCAAAG ATCTGTCTCCCACAGTCCATCACTCCATCCTGCATCATCAGCCGCCACCGAGTGGCAACCAAGCGTACGACACCCTGAGCCTGGAGAGCTCAGACAGCATGGAGACCAGCGTCTCCACGGGCAACTCCGCCTGTACCCCAGAAAG TGCCTGCGGGTTAGAGGCCCAGAGGATAGAAGAGATGGAGAAGATGTTAAGGGAGGCGCAGCAGGAGAAAGCCAGGCTGATGGAGAACAGA GAGAGAGAGGTGCAGGCTCGGCGGCAGATGTTGGAGGAGGAGCGGAGGAGGCGAGAGGAGGCCGAGAGGAGGCTTCAGGACGAGACGGCCCACAGGCTGAggctggtggaggaggaggtgaagaTGAGAGAGAAACACTTCTCCCAG GCCCGTCCAATGACGCGCTATCTGCCGAACCGCAAGGAGGAGTTTGACCTGCGAGCCCACGTGGAGTCGTCCGGCCACAGCATAGACACCTGCCCCTTCGTCATCCTCACAGAGAAGATGTGCAAGGGCCACCTGGTGAAGATGGGCGGCAAAATCAAATCGTGGAAGAAACGTTGGTTCGTTTTTGATCGTATCAAGAGGAACTTCTGTTATTACGTGG aCAAGCATGAGACCAAGCTGAAAGGGCTCATTTACTTTCAGGCGATTGAGGAGGTTTATTACGATCACCTACGCAGTGCCACCAAG AGCCCCAACCCATCTTTGACCTTCTGTGTGAAAACCCACGACCGCCTCTACTACATGGTGGCCCCGTCCCCGGAGGCCATGAGGATCTGGATGGATGTCATAGTAACGGGCGCTGAGGGCTACACACAGTTTATGAGCTGA
- the phldb1a gene encoding pleckstrin homology-like domain family B member 1 isoform X7, whose product MPVSKDLHVSDNSDSPDEMERVRNKVEHGRQTHQVLQSTPLDLIETGKSLKVQAERPHLVSLGSGRLSTAITLLPLLEGRTTLGSEGTDIPLQGHGIAAQHCYIENQAGSITLYPCGNQCSVDGLPITKPYRLTQGCMLCFGQSVFFRFNHPEEALRMKSMLPGGSQGLSTTITHPTDSHSVLNGNHQSFSSNGDSKINNIAKNFQDSLVLKAGSGKQHIHQTSPPNMLNGRNTSMTEDSIYENSSSFLGQNLGSKTPPVPARSTHTEHSPVPHPRTSVSVASSGTTGGQRAQESPKRRRNVRAEATSGQGPENSNLSHKPCPVKFSPTAPSSPRVRGSSLQKRSPSPMRDQHLSHVEAPQRLRTPEPIGATSLREHPPLSPYMSRRGTPGSQGSASSLASQGFPIKPSPEGPQSQLKLTTTSKAEAIRAMYAQGPSPLSGLEKEPGGRQLRAGPGSGIMSGLGSRSSSSPLTSPHRTRKTSCMTMAGSSSKEQSLIKPYTRERKNSISEINDNEDELLEYHRWQREERLREQEMEKLERQRLETILNLCADYNHEDSAAELAEVVRSGLLGGARGTCSDTAGGMSLQGVDRPQRVRENDEETQREESSSTESTHQECKELLAGQEQVYLEEERSRILARVDDLKYRVSELELQLQETKQEVEMEQALLQAERQAEQEQVEAENEILSQLQLKLSQLDKATQKKKDKGRANVSAERKALEKQRNEYNELKRQFDKCPLSLREQLQEQLSRKAEALESGTKQFEELEFCQLEEESSLEEKKETQSSQLLQERAEYHCSVAKRKEKMATMEAQVKQLGLQAAQDCERMAKDRTVTLQLLHKEQDRLCALEKKYHTLTGGRNFPKPNSSMKEEYLRLSDVYKMYGNAAMQPHSSSPAALHCLSLAVAPALPCEEYITVSQLSQIFGMQRVDPSSSSSIPSFQLASSQSTFSCHSTARGPSSLLSAQSQPELSRNAMPPINLERWYQDIMAAGEPQSCPPPLPAKSFSTRRHSQLLKSKSDGEVGQAASCTLPHSSGAAHEKNSTKGLQLMLREMSNPLDMDPRRQLALQSKDLSPTVHHSILHHQPPPSGNQAYDTLSLESSDSMETSVSTGNSACTPESACGLEAQRIEEMEKMLREAQQEKARLMENREREVQARRQMLEEERRRREEAERRLQDETAHRLRLVEEEVKMREKHFSQARPMTRYLPNRKEEFDLRAHVESSGHSIDTCPFVILTEKMCKGHLVKMGGKIKSWKKRWFVFDRIKRNFCYYVDKHETKLKGLIYFQAIEEVYYDHLRSATKSPNPSLTFCVKTHDRLYYMVAPSPEAMRIWMDVIVTGAEGYTQFMS is encoded by the exons GGTGCATGCTGTGTTTTGGTCAGTCTGTCTTTTTCCGCTTCAACCATCCAGAGGAGGCCCTGCGGATGAAGAGCATGCTACCTGGAGGGAGCCAAGGACTTAGTACCACAATAACTCATCCTACAG ACTCTCACAGTGTCCTGAACGGGAACCATCAGTCTTTTTCGAGCAACGGCGACTCCAAAATCAACAACATAGCAAAGAACTTCCAGGACTCTTTGGTGTTGAAGGCTGGATCTGGTAAACAGCATATTCATCAGACCTCTCCTCCAAACATGCTCAATGGGAGAAACACCTCCATGACAGAGGACTCCATTtatgaaaacagcagcagctttctgGGTCAGAACCTCGGCAGCAAAACCCCTCCAGTACCTGCGCGGTCTACTCATACCGAACACTCTCCTGTCCCCCATCCACGGACCTCAGTCTCTGTGGCCTCAAGCGGTACTACTGGTGGTCAAAGGGCCCAGGAGAGCCCAAAGCGTCGTAGGAACGTAAGAGCAGAGGCCACGTCAGGACAGGGCCCAGAAAACTCTAACCTTAGTCACAAACCATGTCCTGTCAAATTTTCCCCAACAGCTCCATCCAGCCCTCGAGTAAGAGGTTCTTCCCTACAGAAGAGATCCCCTAGTCCTATGCGAGATCAGCACCTCTCTCACGTAGAAGCCCCTCAAAGGCTCAGGACTCCAGAGCCGATTGGGGCCACCAGCCTGAGAGAACATCCTCCTCTCAGCCCTTACATGTCCCGCAGAGGGACTCCAGGATCGCAGGGCTCGGCttcctcccttgcctcacagggCTTCCCCATCAAACCCAGCCCAGAGGGGCCCCAGAGCCAACTCAAACTCACAACTACTTCAAAAGCAGAAGCCATAAGGGCAATGTATGCCCAGGGTCCATCACCACTCTCTGGGCTGGAGAAGGAGCCTGGAGGCAGGCAGTTGAGGGCCGGCCCGGGAAGTGGCATAATGTCTGGCCTGGGTTCTCGGTCTAGTTCATCTCCTCTTACTAGCCCTCATAGGACAAGAAAGACCTCCTGCATGACCATGGCAGGATCCTCCAGCAAGGAGCAGAGTCTTATAAAACCATATACCCGAGAACGCAAAAACAGCATCTCTGAGATCAATGACAATGAGGACGAGTTGCTGGAATACCACCGctggcagagagaggagaggctgCGTGAGCAGGAAATGGAGAAACTG GAGCGACAGAGGCTGGAGACCATCCTCAATCTGTGTGCAGACTATAATCACGAGGACAGTGCTGCGGAGCTGGCTGAGGTGGTGAGGAGTGGGCTGCTGGGGGGCGCTAGAGGAACCTGCTCCGACACAGCAGGAGGGATGTCCCTTCAGGGAGTAGACAGACCccagagggtgagagagaacGATGAGGAGACCCAGAGAGAGGAGTCTAGCAGCACAGAGAGCACACATCAAGAG TGTAAGGAGCTGTTAGCCGGTCAGGAGCAGGTGTacctggaggaggagaggagcaggATCCTGGCCAGGGTTGATGACTTGAAGTATAGAGTCAGTGAACTGGAGCTGCAGCTACAAGAGACCAAACAGGag GTGGAGATGGAGCAAGCCCTGCTGCAGgcagagaggcaggcagagcaGGAGCAGGTGGAGGCTGAAAATGAAATCCTCTCTCAGCTGCAGCTCAAACTCAGCCAGCTGGACAAGGCCACCCAGAAAAAGAAGGACAAG gGGAGGGCTAATGTGTCGGCTGAGCGGAAGGCCCTGGAAAAGCAGAGGAATGAGTACAATGAGCTGAAGAGGCAGTTTGATAAGTGCCCCTTGTCTCTAAGGGAACAGTTACAGGAGCAGCTCAGCAGG AAAGCTGAAGCTCTGGAGTCCGGGACCAAGCAGTTTGAGGAGCTGGAGTTCTgccagctggaggaggagagcagtctggaggagaagaaggagactCAGAGCTCACAGCTTCTCCAAGAGCGAGCCGAGTATCACTGCAGCGTGGCCAAGAGGAAG GAGAAGATGGCCACTATGGAAGCTCAGGTAAAGCAGCTGGGGCTACAGGCGGCTCAAGACTGTGAGAGAATGGCTAAGGACAGGACAGTGACTCTGCAGCTGCTACACAAG GAGCAAGACAGGTTGTGTGCCCTGGAGAAAAAGTACCACACCTTGACAGGAGGGAGAAACTTCCCAAAGCCTAACAGCAGTATGAAAGAG GAGTACCTCAGGCTCTCTGATGTCTATAAAATGTATGGAAATGCTGCTATGCAACCTCACTCTTCTTCCCCTGCTGCTCTCCACTGCCTCTCCCTCGCTGTAGCTCCAGCTCTGCCATGTGAG GAGTACATCACAGTCAGTCAGTTAAGCCAGATCTTTGGGATGCAGAGAGTTGatccctcctcttcttcctctattCCATCATTCCAACTTGCCTCCTCTCAGTCCACCTTCTCATGCCACTCAACTGCACGTGGTCCTTCCTCTTTACTCTCTGCACAG AGCCAGCCTGAGCTGAGCAGGAATGCAATGCCTCCTATTAACCTGGAGCGCTGGTACCAGGACATCATGGCTGCTGGAGAGCCTCAGTCATGTCCTCCACCACTGCCCGCAAAGTCTTTTTccacacgcagacacagtcag TTATTGAAGTCCAAGTCAGATGGTGAGGTTGGGCAGGCGGCATCATGCACACTGCCACACTCCAGTGGTGCTGCTCATGAGAAAAATTCCACAAAG GGGTTACAGTTAATGCTGAGAGAGATGTCAAACCCGTTAGACATGGACCCCAGGAGGCAGCTCGCTCTGCAGAGCAAAG ATCTGTCTCCCACAGTCCATCACTCCATCCTGCATCATCAGCCGCCACCGAGTGGCAACCAAGCGTACGACACCCTGAGCCTGGAGAGCTCAGACAGCATGGAGACCAGCGTCTCCACGGGCAACTCCGCCTGTACCCCAGAAAG TGCCTGCGGGTTAGAGGCCCAGAGGATAGAAGAGATGGAGAAGATGTTAAGGGAGGCGCAGCAGGAGAAAGCCAGGCTGATGGAGAACAGA GAGAGAGAGGTGCAGGCTCGGCGGCAGATGTTGGAGGAGGAGCGGAGGAGGCGAGAGGAGGCCGAGAGGAGGCTTCAGGACGAGACGGCCCACAGGCTGAggctggtggaggaggaggtgaagaTGAGAGAGAAACACTTCTCCCAG GCCCGTCCAATGACGCGCTATCTGCCGAACCGCAAGGAGGAGTTTGACCTGCGAGCCCACGTGGAGTCGTCCGGCCACAGCATAGACACCTGCCCCTTCGTCATCCTCACAGAGAAGATGTGCAAGGGCCACCTGGTGAAGATGGGCGGCAAAATCAAATCGTGGAAGAAACGTTGGTTCGTTTTTGATCGTATCAAGAGGAACTTCTGTTATTACGTGG aCAAGCATGAGACCAAGCTGAAAGGGCTCATTTACTTTCAGGCGATTGAGGAGGTTTATTACGATCACCTACGCAGTGCCACCAAG AGCCCCAACCCATCTTTGACCTTCTGTGTGAAAACCCACGACCGCCTCTACTACATGGTGGCCCCGTCCCCGGAGGCCATGAGGATCTGGATGGATGTCATAGTAACGGGCGCTGAGGGCTACACACAGTTTATGAGCTGA